From one Longimicrobiales bacterium genomic stretch:
- a CDS encoding RNA polymerase sigma factor, whose amino-acid sequence MSDTELIQAVLAGDGRAERALYDAHVDRVFRLCYRMANGDEARAQDFTQETFVRAFSRLGDFRGASALATWLHSIAVSVSLNGMRRVKRWAERETALDDVPEPGTEPRRAEPDLKTKLRRAIAQLPEHYRVVFVMYDMEGYTHDEIGAALDMPAGTSKARLSRARAKLRESLAEFAGEWAS is encoded by the coding sequence GTGAGCGATACAGAACTGATTCAGGCGGTCCTGGCCGGAGACGGCAGGGCCGAGCGGGCGCTCTACGACGCCCACGTCGACCGTGTTTTCCGCCTGTGTTACAGGATGGCGAACGGCGATGAGGCGCGTGCGCAGGACTTCACGCAGGAGACGTTCGTCCGCGCATTCAGCCGGCTCGGCGATTTCCGCGGTGCCTCGGCGCTCGCGACATGGCTGCACAGCATCGCGGTGTCGGTATCGCTGAACGGGATGAGGCGGGTGAAGCGATGGGCCGAGCGGGAGACGGCACTGGACGATGTACCCGAGCCCGGCACCGAGCCGCGTCGTGCGGAGCCGGACCTGAAGACGAAGCTGCGGCGCGCGATCGCGCAGCTGCCGGAGCATTACCGGGTGGTGTTCGTGATGTACGACATGGAGGGATACACGCACGACGAGATCGGGGCTGCGCTGGACATGCCGGCCGGCACGTCGAAAGCGCGACTCTCACGGGCCAGGGCGAAGCTTCGCGAATCGCTGGCCGAATTTGCCGGA